One Heteronotia binoei isolate CCM8104 ecotype False Entrance Well chromosome 20, APGP_CSIRO_Hbin_v1, whole genome shotgun sequence DNA segment encodes these proteins:
- the LOC132588525 gene encoding uncharacterized protein LOC132588525 — MDLETPQRECSLCLSGQPSTSGFQSYDQPSERHRHSLEAFEGTGKRLRGEVLYPEHKRRSSLSSPQHSLQDLSSSPSYFCLSHLKNLDFCCAPGAFSSAECSEETVGGWARAATSSSSGSESESSGSYRTSQDPSLPEEEGCCLRDEGTPEPPPPPAQASLLLLETRSETTSVCLSLQAKEVQTQTSVARINIVQSSAYEKDGHLCLVEKSLQVQMGALRRPKAQPSLPKLTHNDEKGKKRQPPPLALVALKSLPHTDKARTCKHVSSLCRLLDTLGKAIPKSSSQSRECSRLNAIFISASPDEFVPSVLDQDTRDFLEFHIKKKMVQWKCGMPSVVAKSVAAFQSITSLCSGTASDSHTPTGTITLVSRKQVALTLLFSPLVFVGTFSSEQALGLKSTFILSSWKPEDLHRLAFHTAAKALEIKMGAFPEMVGHSFQLFRGASEKSLPKMINSGNKILKPKYPLLPFLAQENICILDLNIKRKCLAYSGNISITYTKLTATVTTSISSRPRESEEETREQMARLLVSLWGQIHRAGIASCGLNQRLPLPQLLDSSTSSAPPAIGAEESIQVLFQSAPLKEPAAHQVSADAPRPLQELAKGYEESRQGKPLTGGPGQRALPPPPVPPDPKSSAVSRRAMKLRAEASIIRTSIFLELEVKKEKLNLHLRKKVRAQLQPPQGAGLEITIQPRRRARTSQASSSPRPLRKPRRSFCYVCMPSNDASAKLKTVCWSLPRWILEMNGYRTPEVARLASKSRTPQPVQK; from the exons ATGGACTTAGAAACGCCCCAAAGAGAAT GCTCTCTTTGTCTTTCGGGGCAACCGTCAACGTCAGGTTTCCAAAG TTATGATCAGCCTTCAGAGAGGCACAGACATTCTTTGGAGGCATTTGAAGGCACAGGAAAGAGACTCCGGGGGGAGGTTTTATATCCAGAGCATAAAAGGAGATCGTCTTTGTCGAGCCCCCAACACAGTCTCCAAGACctgtcttcctccccctcctattTTTGCCTATCTCATTTAAAAAATCTGGACTTCTGttgtgctcctggagccttctcTTCTGCGGAATGTTCTGAGGAGACCGTTGGAGGCTGGGCCCGTGCAGCCACATCCTCATCCAGTGGGTCAGAGAGCGAAAGTTCTGGCTCCTACCGTACTTCACAGGACCCCAGCTTGCCCGAGGAGGAAGGCTGTTGTCTGCGGGATGAAGGGACACCAGAACCACCACCGCCACCAGCACAGGCTTCTCTGTTGCTTCTGGAGACTCGTTCAGAAACAACAAGTGTGTGTCTTTCCCTGCAAGCGAAAGAAGTCCAAACTCAGACGTCCGTGGCAAGGATAAATATTGTCCAGAGTTCAGCGTATGAAAAAGATGGCCACCTTTGTCTTGTGGAGAAGTCTCTTCAGGTCCAGATGGGAGCCCTCCGTAGGCCCAAGGCCCAGCCTTCTCTTCCCAAACTGACCCACAATGatgagaaggggaagaagaggcAGCCCCCACCACTGGCTTTGGTGGCCCTCAAATCTCTTCCACACACTGACAAGGCCAGGACGTGCAAGCATGTCTCCTCTCTGTGCAGGCTTCTGGACACATTGGGGAAAGCCATCCCCAAGAGCTCTTCTCAGAGCAGAGAATGTTCCAGACTGAATGCCATCTTTATCAGTGCCTCTCCTGATGAGTTTGTCCCTTCGGTCCTGGACCAAGACACCAGGGATTTCCTTGAGTTTCACATCAAGAAGAAAATGGTTCAGTGGAAGTGTGGAATGCCCAGCGTCGTCGCCAAATCTGTAGCAGCGTTCCAGTCAATAACCAGTCTGTGCTCGGGGACAGCGAGCGACAGTCACACACCCACAGGAACCATCACCCTGGTGTCAAGGAAGCAGGTCGCTCTGacactcctcttctccccccttgTGTTTGTGGGCACCTTCTCTTCAGAGCAAGCTCTGGGGCTCAAAAGCACCTTTATTCTCAGCTCATGGAAGCCAGAAGATCTCCATCGGCTGGCTTTCCACACAGCTGCAAAGGCACTAGAAATTAAAATGGGAGCCTTTCCGGAAATGGTTGGCCATTCCTTCCAGCTGTTTCGTGGCGCTTCTGAAAAATCCCTTCCCAAGATGATTAATTCTGGCAACAAGATCCTGAAGCCGAAGTATCCTTTGCTGCCATTCCTTGCCCAGGAGAACATCTGTATTCTTGATCTGAACATCAAACGTAAATGCCTCGCTTACTCAGGGAACATTTCAATCACGTATACCAAGCTGACTGCCACCGTGACGACCTCCATTTCTTCCCGGCCCAGAGAGTCTGAAGAAGAGACCAGGGAGCAGATGGCTCGGCTTTTGGTAAGCCTCTGGGGGCAAATTCACAGGGCGGGAATCGCATCTTGTGGCTTGAACCAAAGACTTCCACTCCCACAGCTGCTGGACTCTTCCACTTCATCTGCTCCCCCTGCAATTGGTGCTGAAGAATCAATACAAGTGCTGTTCCAAAGTGCTCCTTTGAAGGAACCGGCCGCTCACCAGGTTTCAGCAGATGCTCCCAGGCCCCTGCAAGAACTTGCAAAAGGGTATGAGGAAAGCCGCCAGGGGAAGCCGCTCACGGGAGGCCCTGGCCAGagagctcttcctcctcccccagtccCGCCAGACCCCAAAAGCAGTGCAGTGAGCAGAAGAGCCATGAAGCTTCGCGCTGAGGCGTCCATCATCAGGACCAGCATCTTCTTGGAGCTGGAGGTGAAGAAAGAGAAGCTGAATCTACACTTGAGGAAAAAAGTGCGAGCCCAGCTTCAGCCACCGCAAGGAGCTGGTCTGGAAATCACTATTCAGCCAAGGAGGAGAGCGAGGACATCGCAGGCCTCCTCCAGCCCCCGGCCCCTGAGAAAGCCTCGGCGGTCCTTCTGCTATGTGTGCATGCCTTCCAACGACGCCAGCGCCAAGCTCAAGACGGTCTGCTGGTCCCTTCCCCGGTGGATCCTGGAAATGAACGGGTACCGCACACCCGAGGTGGCGCGCCTGGCCAGCAAATCCAGAACTCCGCAGCCGGTTCAGAAATGA